The following proteins come from a genomic window of Mariniflexile sp. TRM1-10:
- a CDS encoding S8 family serine peptidase, translated as MKNIISVFSLISLITISLNAQTKTEREVITKNYNFEAINQLKEELETSFLVRENKILDYLKRNNKSSKNIIVKGKTYNIYDIVNGHPVYRTTHSLNSAKSTKTDKLQTGGNLGLNLDGTNMVIAVWDEESVRGTHVEFEDGEAIPVSRVIYPEFPNGFFGPISDHATHVAGILIAKGTDVNAKGMAPKATLRSFDWGLDDQEALTEAANGLLISNHSYGVPIYNSSNVQQVDAKDIGSYSTDARAWDQVSFQSPYYLAVNSAGNDGSETYTGGLGVGYDKLTGNKTAKNILVVANANPSVHPEFGTLINFPINTSSSQGPTDDFRIKPDIAGDGTNVYSSTSGSNTQYSTFSGTSMASPNVAGTLLLLQEYYNRINASYMKAATLKGLVCHTAIDNASRIGPDPIFGWGLLDAEASALVIQGNSNGTAVIKELTLNDKGTYTYQFSASANGPVSATICWTDPAGTVSSSLNNVLTPRLVNDLDIRIENENSTVFFPWKLNTANVAGSAIKGDNTVDNIERIDIPTPSAGNYTLTVTHKGSLTNGSQAFSLIVTGSDLTLSATQKPLDNIVVWPNPAGDILNFRFKPTEPKIKIRLYNILGKVIYQKEMEINNSVIEEAINTGNFLKGIYFLNIQNGNGIYNRKILIR; from the coding sequence ATGAAAAACATTATATCTGTTTTTAGTTTAATTAGCCTGATTACTATATCATTAAATGCTCAAACTAAAACTGAGAGAGAAGTTATTACCAAAAATTATAATTTTGAAGCTATAAATCAGCTAAAAGAAGAATTAGAAACTAGTTTTTTAGTTAGAGAAAATAAGATTTTAGATTACTTAAAAAGGAATAACAAATCCAGTAAAAATATAATAGTAAAAGGTAAAACCTATAATATTTACGATATTGTGAATGGGCATCCTGTTTATAGAACTACTCATAGTTTAAATAGTGCTAAGTCAACCAAAACTGATAAATTACAAACGGGCGGAAATTTAGGACTGAATTTGGATGGAACGAATATGGTTATAGCAGTTTGGGATGAGGAAAGTGTACGAGGAACCCATGTTGAGTTTGAAGACGGCGAAGCAATTCCTGTATCTAGAGTGATTTACCCAGAATTTCCAAACGGTTTTTTTGGACCAATAAGTGACCATGCCACTCATGTAGCGGGTATACTTATTGCAAAGGGCACAGATGTTAATGCAAAAGGAATGGCTCCAAAAGCAACTTTAAGATCTTTTGATTGGGGTCTTGACGATCAAGAAGCATTGACTGAAGCCGCAAATGGTTTACTTATTTCAAATCATTCGTATGGAGTACCTATATATAATTCTTCAAATGTACAACAAGTTGATGCAAAAGACATTGGGTCTTATTCGACTGATGCAAGAGCTTGGGATCAAGTTTCATTTCAGTCTCCTTATTATTTAGCTGTAAATTCTGCTGGTAATGATGGAAGTGAAACCTACACTGGTGGATTAGGTGTGGGATATGATAAACTAACTGGTAACAAAACAGCTAAGAATATTTTAGTTGTTGCCAATGCAAATCCATCTGTACATCCAGAATTTGGCACACTAATAAATTTCCCTATTAACACGAGTAGTAGCCAAGGGCCAACAGATGATTTTAGAATAAAACCAGACATTGCAGGAGATGGCACAAATGTTTATTCATCAACTTCTGGATCTAACACTCAATATTCCACCTTTTCTGGAACCTCTATGGCATCACCTAATGTTGCTGGTACTTTGCTGCTCCTGCAAGAATACTATAATCGTATAAATGCAAGCTATATGAAAGCTGCAACCTTGAAAGGTTTAGTTTGTCATACAGCTATAGATAACGCAAGTAGAATAGGTCCAGATCCTATTTTTGGTTGGGGTCTTCTTGATGCAGAAGCCTCAGCTTTAGTTATACAAGGAAATTCAAATGGGACCGCAGTTATAAAAGAACTTACTTTAAATGATAAAGGAACCTATACCTATCAATTTTCAGCAAGTGCTAACGGACCAGTTTCTGCAACTATTTGTTGGACAGATCCAGCAGGTACAGTTTCTTCAAGCTTAAACAATGTTCTTACGCCTAGATTAGTAAATGATTTAGATATCAGAATTGAAAATGAAAACAGTACAGTTTTTTTTCCTTGGAAATTAAATACTGCTAATGTTGCTGGATCTGCAATAAAAGGTGACAATACTGTTGACAACATAGAAAGAATAGATATCCCAACACCAAGTGCTGGAAATTACACACTAACTGTTACTCACAAAGGGAGCCTAACTAATGGTTCACAAGCATTCTCGCTAATTGTAACCGGTTCTGACTTGACTTTAAGCGCAACTCAAAAACCCCTTGACAACATTGTTGTTTGGCCAAACCCTGCAGGTGACATTTTAAATTTTCGTTTTAAACCCACAGAACCTAAAATTAAAATTCGTTTATATAATATACTTGGTAAGGTCATTTATCAAAAGGAAATGGAAATCAATAATTCTGTAATTGAAGAAGCAATAAATACGGGAAATTTTTTAAAAGGAATCTATTTCTTAAATATTCAAAATGGAAATGGAATTTATAACAGAAAAATATTAATTAGGTAA
- a CDS encoding SusC/RagA family TonB-linked outer membrane protein, with product MKTKFSGILTLLLAFVVQLTFAQEKTVSGTISDASGLPLPGATVLLKGTTTGTSSDFDGNYSIKANQGATLVFSFVGYVTTEVTVGASNTINITLKDDATSLEEVIVVAYGTQTRESIVGSVGIVSSETIGNQQVTSPLRALQGSVPGVNLLTAGGQPGNNPDIRIRGFSSINADQAPLIVLDGAAFNGNLNTISQDQIESISVLKDASSTSLYGSRGANGVILITTKKGKRNTDPLVSIRSQFGVSKNTEGIHDMVGSEDYMKLTWQALRNSNQYVSGQSAAAAATNATADLTDYLGYNPYNVSTPIDVNGNLVPGASLLWETNWEDEVFNNNVTRVNHNLNISGGSDKTTYFFSLDYLNEDGPVITSDFERVSTRLNLESQLKDWLKVGINNSFSRSQSGSPDQTSGSTTQAITWIYGMSSVYPVYARDANGNFIRDTEGGLIYDLGNGLVPGQVVNSSRPVYSGESIHASLLLGKEDVVRSNYVGNAYAEINIVEGLKFKTSLSYENYLFDQYSFDDDKIGAASNVQGRVTQNRDILTTLNAIQSLNYQTSFGNHNISIDAITEAYTSTQNDLRSQGTGFLPGQGQLGDASTPEGVGGLKISERLNSYLARVAYNFDKTYYLEFSGRRDGSTRFATDTRWGNFFSTGGSWIVSNESFLENSNVVDYLKLRASYGELGNNRGIGLFPYQSVFQSGYTNEGNSGILLEGVVDPLLSWEKTASANFGLDFNLFNGVLSGSVDYYNKESKALIYDVPLAPSTGVKQIRTNNGTLRNYGWEFALNSKIINKEDFSWEAGVNFSLDKNEIKELTQDQFVSGSKLWKEGNSLFDFYIQEWAGVDPADGFGMWFKDVLDVDGEVIDKVTTKVYSEATRYEQGETSLPDVIGGFTNLITYKQFDLGVLFNFSFGAYLLDTDYSSLINVFESPGGAAHPDNFKAWKSPGDITNVPLLLAANNDHASQSTRFLYKNDYIRLKSLTFGYSLPQTAIKRIGLSKVRLYAQADNIFTWQSHEGIEPEQAFSGVTNRRSPLQATTAIGVNIEF from the coding sequence ATGAAAACAAAGTTTAGTGGAATTCTAACGCTATTACTAGCGTTTGTCGTGCAACTAACGTTCGCACAAGAAAAGACTGTTTCAGGTACAATATCAGATGCATCTGGTTTACCTTTACCTGGAGCTACTGTCTTACTAAAAGGTACTACAACCGGTACATCGTCAGACTTCGATGGTAATTATTCAATTAAAGCTAATCAAGGCGCTACGCTTGTATTTAGTTTTGTTGGGTATGTAACTACCGAAGTTACAGTTGGAGCTTCAAATACCATCAATATTACTTTAAAAGATGATGCAACATCTCTTGAAGAAGTTATTGTTGTTGCTTATGGTACGCAAACAAGAGAATCCATTGTCGGATCTGTTGGAATTGTATCCTCTGAAACAATAGGCAACCAACAAGTAACTTCTCCTTTAAGAGCTTTACAAGGTTCCGTTCCAGGTGTTAATTTATTAACTGCTGGTGGTCAACCAGGAAATAATCCTGATATAAGAATCAGGGGATTTTCTAGTATAAATGCTGACCAGGCTCCACTTATTGTTCTTGATGGTGCTGCGTTTAATGGTAACTTAAACACTATAAGTCAAGACCAAATTGAATCCATATCTGTATTGAAAGATGCCTCTTCTACATCTTTATATGGTTCTAGAGGTGCCAATGGTGTTATTTTAATTACCACAAAAAAAGGAAAAAGAAACACAGATCCTCTTGTAAGTATTAGATCTCAGTTTGGTGTATCTAAAAATACTGAAGGGATCCATGACATGGTAGGTAGTGAAGATTACATGAAACTAACATGGCAAGCTCTCAGAAACTCAAATCAATACGTATCTGGGCAATCTGCCGCAGCAGCCGCTACAAATGCAACTGCCGATTTAACTGATTATCTAGGCTACAACCCATATAATGTTTCCACTCCTATAGATGTTAATGGCAACTTAGTACCTGGTGCTTCATTATTATGGGAAACAAATTGGGAGGACGAAGTGTTTAATAATAATGTAACAAGAGTAAATCACAACCTTAACATTTCTGGGGGTAGTGACAAAACCACATACTTCTTCTCTTTAGATTACTTAAATGAAGATGGTCCTGTGATTACATCAGATTTCGAAAGAGTTTCAACAAGATTAAATTTAGAATCCCAATTAAAAGATTGGTTGAAAGTAGGTATAAATAATAGCTTTTCTAGGTCTCAATCAGGATCGCCTGATCAAACATCAGGTAGTACTACGCAAGCTATCACTTGGATATACGGTATGTCAAGTGTATATCCTGTTTATGCTCGTGATGCTAACGGTAACTTTATCAGAGATACTGAAGGTGGATTAATTTATGATTTAGGAAATGGCTTGGTACCGGGTCAAGTAGTAAACAGTTCTAGACCTGTATATAGTGGAGAAAGTATTCATGCATCACTACTGCTAGGCAAAGAAGATGTTGTTAGAAGCAACTATGTTGGGAATGCGTATGCTGAAATTAATATAGTTGAAGGATTAAAGTTTAAAACAAGCTTAAGTTATGAAAACTATTTATTTGATCAATATAGCTTTGATGATGATAAAATTGGAGCTGCTTCAAATGTGCAAGGTCGTGTGACTCAAAACCGAGACATATTAACAACTTTAAATGCTATACAAAGCTTAAATTATCAAACAAGTTTTGGGAATCACAACATATCCATTGATGCTATAACTGAAGCTTACACAAGTACACAGAATGATTTAAGAAGTCAAGGTACAGGTTTTTTACCTGGACAAGGACAACTTGGTGATGCATCAACACCAGAAGGTGTAGGAGGCTTAAAAATTTCAGAAAGATTAAATAGTTATTTAGCTCGAGTTGCTTATAATTTTGACAAAACATACTATTTAGAGTTTTCTGGAAGGAGAGATGGCTCTACTCGTTTTGCTACAGACACACGCTGGGGTAACTTCTTTTCTACTGGTGGTAGCTGGATAGTTTCTAATGAATCTTTCTTAGAAAACAGTAATGTTGTTGACTATTTAAAACTAAGGGCATCCTATGGTGAGTTAGGTAATAACAGAGGGATAGGCCTATTCCCTTATCAATCAGTTTTCCAGTCTGGTTATACTAATGAAGGAAATTCTGGAATATTATTAGAAGGTGTTGTGGACCCTTTATTATCTTGGGAAAAAACAGCTTCAGCAAATTTTGGTTTAGATTTTAATTTGTTCAATGGTGTACTTTCTGGTAGTGTTGATTATTATAACAAGGAATCTAAAGCTTTAATTTATGATGTACCACTAGCTCCATCAACAGGAGTTAAACAAATTAGAACCAATAATGGTACACTAAGAAATTATGGTTGGGAGTTTGCTTTAAATTCCAAAATTATAAATAAAGAAGACTTTTCTTGGGAAGCCGGCGTTAATTTCTCACTAGACAAGAATGAGATAAAAGAACTTACTCAAGATCAATTTGTTAGTGGCTCAAAACTATGGAAAGAAGGAAATTCATTATTTGATTTTTATATTCAAGAATGGGCAGGTGTAGATCCCGCAGATGGTTTTGGCATGTGGTTTAAAGATGTTTTAGATGTAGATGGTGAGGTTATAGATAAAGTTACAACTAAAGTTTATAGTGAAGCTACCCGATACGAACAAGGAGAAACATCATTACCAGATGTAATTGGTGGTTTTACAAATTTAATAACTTACAAACAATTTGACTTAGGTGTGCTATTCAACTTCAGTTTTGGTGCTTATTTATTAGATACAGATTACTCTAGTCTTATAAACGTTTTTGAAAGCCCAGGAGGTGCCGCACATCCAGACAACTTTAAAGCTTGGAAAAGCCCAGGAGACATAACCAATGTTCCTTTATTACTTGCTGCTAATAATGATCATGCCTCTCAATCAACTCGTTTTTTATACAAAAACGATTATATTAGATTAAAAAGCTTAACTTTTGGATACAGCCTACCTCAAACGGCCATAAAAAGAATAGGTTTAAGCAAGGTTAGATTATACGCTCAAGCAGATAATATATTTACATGGCAATCACATGAAGGCATCGAACCTGAACAAGCTTTTAGCGGTGTTACCAATAGGAGATCACCACTACAAGCTACTACTGCAATAGGTGTTAATATTGAATTTTAA
- a CDS encoding RagB/SusD family nutrient uptake outer membrane protein: MKNNNILKRSVSILLLALTFVGCSKEFLEEPQNTSGINESVVFTSKEITQAFISGIYANYKGQWDDDISDGVNNSSPDTGGLYSMYFARMIKGSDVGLGVSHFQFDYAHENREPTYRRTNFAWFFNYQSVNYANTLITGVEESDFEESVKKEFIAIGKTIRAFHHFQIALEFAPNYNNNRSLVRLPLYTEKASGSSEGNAPVPLSDFYASILDDLKTAIPDLPTTRLGKSYINKAVAQGILARVLLVTQDDWLGASNAAKAAYGGNATSAVVSSNWGAGFNNLQDDEWIWGLFQDGSNETSYYWVTTPAVMTDHLNLSYKAAYANRLFVEKFSPSDIRNTFVKDYYGPTATKYREYIFTKFAFSFDADAPLMRKSEMVLIDAEAQYHLGFEDDARDLLFALQSARDPNAIKSTNSGQALLDEILLERRKELYGEIGVEWFDAKRYGLPITRTSPEHRVPVSVPANSDLFFLKIPQREIDANPNIDESINN, translated from the coding sequence ATGAAAAATAATAATATTTTAAAGAGAAGTGTTTCTATACTGCTTTTAGCTCTAACATTTGTTGGTTGTTCAAAAGAGTTTTTAGAGGAGCCACAAAATACATCTGGTATAAATGAATCTGTTGTATTTACCAGCAAAGAAATTACCCAAGCATTTATATCGGGTATCTATGCAAATTATAAAGGCCAATGGGATGATGATATTTCAGATGGTGTAAATAATTCTAGTCCTGACACTGGTGGCTTATATTCTATGTATTTTGCTAGAATGATAAAAGGAAGTGATGTTGGATTAGGGGTAAGCCATTTTCAATTTGATTATGCACATGAAAATAGAGAGCCTACTTATAGAAGGACTAATTTCGCTTGGTTTTTTAACTACCAATCTGTTAACTATGCCAATACACTAATTACTGGTGTTGAAGAAAGTGATTTTGAAGAAAGTGTTAAAAAAGAATTTATTGCTATAGGGAAAACAATAAGAGCGTTCCACCATTTTCAAATTGCTTTAGAGTTTGCTCCTAATTACAATAACAATAGAAGTTTAGTGCGTTTACCACTATATACCGAAAAGGCTAGTGGATCATCTGAAGGTAACGCACCTGTACCTCTAAGTGATTTTTATGCCTCTATATTGGATGATTTAAAAACTGCTATTCCAGATTTACCTACAACTAGGTTAGGTAAAAGTTATATAAACAAAGCCGTAGCACAAGGAATTTTAGCACGTGTTCTCTTAGTTACGCAAGATGATTGGTTAGGTGCATCTAACGCAGCTAAAGCTGCTTATGGTGGCAATGCCACTTCTGCTGTTGTTTCTTCAAATTGGGGAGCTGGTTTTAATAATTTACAAGATGATGAATGGATATGGGGCTTATTTCAAGACGGTTCAAACGAAACATCTTATTATTGGGTAACAACTCCTGCTGTTATGACAGATCACTTAAATTTATCATACAAAGCTGCTTATGCAAACCGTTTATTTGTGGAAAAATTTTCTCCCTCAGACATAAGAAATACCTTTGTTAAAGATTACTATGGCCCTACTGCAACAAAATATAGAGAATATATATTTACGAAATTTGCTTTTTCTTTTGATGCTGATGCTCCTTTGATGAGAAAATCTGAAATGGTATTAATTGATGCTGAAGCACAATATCATTTAGGTTTTGAAGATGATGCCAGAGATTTATTATTTGCACTACAATCTGCAAGAGATCCTAATGCTATAAAATCCACAAATTCTGGACAAGCCTTATTAGATGAAATTTTATTAGAAAGACGTAAAGAACTTTACGGAGAAATAGGCGTAGAATGGTTTGACGCAAAACGATATGGCCTACCCATTACTAGAACTTCGCCAGAACATAGAGTTCCTGTTTCTGTACCAGCTAATAGTGATCTATTCTTCTTAAAAATACCTCAGAGGGAAATTGATGCCAATCCAAACATTGATGAAAGCATTAATAACTAA